A window of Candidatus Brocadiia bacterium genomic DNA:
TTCATTAGGCGAGTTATCAGACCATGCCAAATCAATCTCCGAATCAGATATAACCGTTGCCACAAGGTTTGAAGGATTCTGCGGGATGATACTGCTGCCTGTAATTACTTTATTCGCCTCATCCTGGCAAAAACCGCCATAGCTGAGTATGCCAGCGGCAAACAGCAAAATAAGGACTATTTTGAGGTATCCGTTCCTATTGTCAGGCATATATTTACCTTAGTTTTCACCTCAATTTTGTCAAGTTAAATACACTATAAATTAAGAGCAAATAGCGTGCCAAAGATAAGATAAATAGGTTTGCCTGATTAATCGATAATACCCCTATAAACCCTGTAATTATTGAGTTTTAATGGTATTAGCACGAAGTAATGCATTGTTACCTAACCACTAAAATCTGAGCTTGTTTTTAGCGTTACCTTGTCGTAATTTACACCTGTGATTGTTACATTTTTGTAACAATAAAAATACTTATTTTATGCTGTTTTGGAGGCTATTTTATTCCAGAAATGATGTTATTCCTTAATCAGGGTCATATCCGCCCAATTCGGTCCTTTGGAGATATCCACCTTAAGCGGCACATCCAGCTCGATGACATTCTCCATATCCTGCCGTACTACCTTGACAAAGTCCATTAACTCGTCTGACGCAACCTCAAACACCAGTTCATCATGCACCTGAATGGTCATTTGAGCGTTGAATTTACCTTCTCTAAGTCGGTTATAAACCTTTATCATAGCCAGTTTCATAATATCAGCCGCCGTGCCTTGCAAAGGAGCATTAATGGCCGCCCTTTCGGCAAATCCGCGCACTGTTGCATTAGCGCTGTTAATCTCCAGCAAAGGCCTCTTTCGCCCCATTAAAGTCGTTACGTATCCGTCTTTCCTGGCCTGAGCCAAAGCCGCTTCAAAATAATCCTTTACCTTGGGATATTTTTGGAAATAATGGTCGATATAAGACTGGGCCAACGAATGGCTCATACCCAACTGCATGGCCAACCCGTGCGCCGACATCCCGTAAATAATACCGAAATTAATCGTCTTGGCCAACCTCCGCATGTCCTCGCTGACCATATCCTCGGTTTGGTTGAATATCTCACAAGCCGTCCGGGAGTGAATATCCTGGTTATGCTCAAAGGCATCAATCAGCACCTTATCCTTTGAGAAATGGGCCAACAGTCTTAATTCAATCTGCGAGTAGTCAGCACTGACCAATACACACCCTTTTTCGGGGATGAACGCCTGCCTGATTTTGCGCCCCTCTTCTGTCCTGACCGGTATATTCTGCAGGTTCGGATCGGATGATGACAACCGCCCGGTGGCGGTCACGGTCTGGTTAAACGATGTATGCAGTCTCTTGGTTTTAGCATTGACTAATTCCGGCAATGCATCTATATAAGTATTCTTCAGCTTGGCTAGGGTTCGGTATTGCAATAACTTCTCCGGCAGATCGTGCTCGTTGGCCAGCTTAGCCAAAGCGTCGCTGTCCGTGGAAAAACCGGTCTTAATCTTCTTGCCTTTGGAAAGACCGAGCTTCTCGTAAAGAATAACCTGGAGTTGCTTGGGTGAGTCTAGATTAAACTCCTCGCCAGCCAATTCATACGCCTTTAGTTTTATCTTGTCCAAGCGCTTCTCGAATTCCTCGGACAACTCTTTCAGGAAAACAGTGTCTATCTTGACGCCGTTCCGCTCTAGGTCGGCCAGAACATATATCAGCGGCAGCTCCATTTCCGAGTAGAGCTTGTCCAGCTTTTCCTCTTTCAGCAAGGGCATCAGTTTCTGGTGGGACAGGAATGTCACGTCAGCGTCCTCGGCCGAATAGACCTTGGCCTTCTCGACCTCGACCTTATCGAAGGTGATCTCCTTCTGCCCGGTGCCGACCACATCCTTGTATGTAATCATCTGATGCCCCAGGTGTTCGCGTGAAATCTCTTCCAGGTTATGATTGTGCTTATTAGGATTGAGCAGGTACGAAGCCACCATCGTGTCAGAAATTGGTTCCGCGATATTCACGCCCTCCTGCCGGAACACCAGCATATCATACTTGATATTCTGCCCGATTTTGAGATGTTTGTTGTCTTCCAGTATCGGCTTTAGCGCGGCAATAACCTCTTTCACCGGCAGCTGATTCTCTTTGGTTTCGTGCCGCAAAGGAATATAATAAGCCTCGTGCTCCTTGAGCGATATGGAAATCCCGACCAGCTCAGCCAGCAAAGTGTCTAAAGACGTGGTTTCTACGTCAACGGCAAACTCACGTGATTTCTTTACCCGATCTATCAGCCGGGCGAAGTCCTTGTCATTGTTTATCAGGTGGTAATCGTCGTAGGAAAGCGACTTGACCGGCGTCAAGTCCTTGAGGAACTTGGAAAACTCCAGTTCGGTGAATAATTCCCTGAGCTTATCCAAATCATAAGGCTTGA
This region includes:
- the polA gene encoding DNA polymerase I, which codes for MKFYLIDGSSYIYRAFYAIRSLSNSKGMPTNAIYGFVTMLLKIVRDVKPDYLAIAFDAKGPTFREDMYKEYKANRPDMPDELKPQIPYIKKLTEAFNIPMLEKQGYEADDVIGTLVKFANEHKLETIIVTGDKDLMQLVSDKVMLWDTMKDKKTGVAEVKERFGVGPAGVPDVFGLMGDTSDNIPGVPGIGEKTAVDLIKEFGSLEEILKSPDKVKKEKLRDNLTRFADQARLSKELATIKIDVPIKVGIEELKFKPYDLDKLRELFTELEFSKFLKDLTPVKSLSYDDYHLINNDKDFARLIDRVKKSREFAVDVETTSLDTLLAELVGISISLKEHEAYYIPLRHETKENQLPVKEVIAALKPILEDNKHLKIGQNIKYDMLVFRQEGVNIAEPISDTMVASYLLNPNKHNHNLEEISREHLGHQMITYKDVVGTGQKEITFDKVEVEKAKVYSAEDADVTFLSHQKLMPLLKEEKLDKLYSEMELPLIYVLADLERNGVKIDTVFLKELSEEFEKRLDKIKLKAYELAGEEFNLDSPKQLQVILYEKLGLSKGKKIKTGFSTDSDALAKLANEHDLPEKLLQYRTLAKLKNTYIDALPELVNAKTKRLHTSFNQTVTATGRLSSSDPNLQNIPVRTEEGRKIRQAFIPEKGCVLVSADYSQIELRLLAHFSKDKVLIDAFEHNQDIHSRTACEIFNQTEDMVSEDMRRLAKTINFGIIYGMSAHGLAMQLGMSHSLAQSYIDHYFQKYPKVKDYFEAALAQARKDGYVTTLMGRKRPLLEINSANATVRGFAERAAINAPLQGTAADIMKLAMIKVYNRLREGKFNAQMTIQVHDELVFEVASDELMDFVKVVRQDMENVIELDVPLKVDISKGPNWADMTLIKE